ATAGGGAGGGGAAAGAGATCATTGGCTATGAGAGAGGGGAGACGGCTGAATGCTAAAACTGTACAGccctcctctcctcttctctccttctccttatTTGTTAGAATCCCAAATATGTATTCCTAAAGTGACTCAATCCCTCCTAGctacaattattattattaagtttGTTTCGAATTATTGACCCGTTTTAAAGATTGACCAGCTTCGACGTATTTTTGATGGCAacccgaatggaaagttttctaaGATTTGTGATGATTCGATCTGATCTACCATGACCCAATGGGTCAACCCgcaacttggagtatatataaagTACTGTTGtttattgagaaagtcattctattttgagggttttttgaGGTAGGGTTTCAGGATGAGTTTTCtcaccgctgcttgggtgtaatctctctcctgcatagtgaaacatcttcttcttcgcccgaagacgtagcacaccacccaggtgtgtgaacctcgttaaatctctatacCGTGCagatctattatctctttatttctcgtatttcttggtgtttgatctaacaattaTTTATCTTTATCAATAGTTTATATTCATACaataattttattgaagataatgCTCCTATAGAGTCCTAAGGTCGCTAAATTAGGAAAGAGGTGGATCCTATTGGTATCTATCTATCCTaaaatttattataaaataatatattattaattttaCTATTAAAATATTTATCAATAAACACATCTCCCAAATATATTAGTTAATCActtaggtatctctacttaatAATATCAGTAGAAGAAATTAGACTCGGAAAtaatcattatcatcatcctaGTCTGAAATCGTTGATTGGAACACCAATgtatctaaaaaaataaatattaattataattatattttcaaaatctttTGTGAACAATTTATAAAAAGTGCCACCGAATCCAAATTTCGTCCAATTATGCTTCATGTATAGTGGTCATAGAAACATGCGGACCAGCCGTAGATGAGACCTCTCCATCCCTAGGAAGAATTCCAAGCTATAATGGATCACTCTACtttgaaaccctaaccctaaaatcCATTATAATTATGTCtagattatttttctttttgatatttTCCCTAAGGAAAATGAATTTATTGTTAAGCATCTCCTTCATTCATAGTCAAACACCATAAATCCAATACATCAATATATTCAAGTAAACATCAATTGGTGCATCAATGTTCATAATGTTCAATTGTAACAATAAAGACATTGCAACAGGGTTTAaggaccaaaaaaaaactaacaattTTGAAACCTCTTTTTCAAACAATTGACATTAGTCCAATCAAGATTTCCATGTGATCATGTTCAATGTATCTATGTATGTACTCTCTCAATTATGTTTCAGAATCTACATTTTTTAAAACATGATAATTATATGAATAGAGATATGAGAAGACTAGAAACATTTATCCATTAAAATCTTTGTGATGCATTCTCATAAAGAAGCGGCTGGACCTTAATGAATATAATTTACtcttaattcatatttttaagttgttttaactctTGTCCTCATTCTCTAAAATCTATATAAATTTTAAGAATTCTCAAAgtcattaattaaatatttaattatactcaataaatattttttaaatactgtgAATTTTAATCGAGATACCCAATATCCTTTGACCAAATTTGAGGGATAGGGATTTAGATTTCCACTCTCCATTTACATTCCTACCTAGCCGCCTGGAAGGTTGGTGAGTCCATGACGATTTATTTGAAAACCAAGAGAAAGGGGTTTTAACTAGACTTGAACCCAAGATTCCTTGTTCACTGCCCTGTCTTCTAGACCCCTAATCACCGTCTATTTTTACTTTAATCATGTCTGTTATTTACAGAGTTCAATAATTACTGACTTCTTCTACTTTTGACTTTGTTTCCTTTCCTTAGTCTTGAATTCCTGATTGCCACAGTTTCATGAACCTAACTCTGTACCTCATAACATTTGCAGTAGGACGCTGCAGCTGTACCAATGCTCCTTCATGACATCATAGTTAACAGGACCATTATAGACAAGACCATTAATTTCTTGTTAACTtgaggaggaaaagaaaagaaaagagtctTACAACTAACCCCATTACAGGACTGCAAAAACTCTGTAAACGACACGAAATACTGAAACTACTAGAAACACGAAGAAATCCTCCCACCAAAAATGTCTACATAGTCACACATATTTTTGATCTGATCAGAACCCAGTTTCCATTTTTCTTGTGTTACTTGTTCTCTTGTAGAACCTAGAACAACCCAGTTGGCATGATCTCTAGCTGATGCTGACCGGTTAAAAGGATTCTGTCCTGGAATGAGATCTGTGATCCAAGGGAATCCCTTCAGATAACTTTTGGTCAGACCCAGTTctgcttcctctgcttcttgggtgaagaaaaacaaCCCTGAAAACTTAGATCTCAGAAATTAAAGAAGTTAGATCATAGGGGAAGACAAAATTAGAGTATAGAATTACCTGAATTTGGATCTAGATGGAGAACCCATCACTACTTGAGGAGCGAAGGACGTAGAAAAAGAGGGAAAGGCAGGAAAAACTAGAAATTGTTGGTATGGGGGGTCTGGGGAAGattgaagattccatttttattttcctccaCTTTCCCAGCCCTCCATCCCAGCAAATTCCAGAATTTCTATGATTGCTGCTTACTTACGCTTCCTTTATTTCTTGAAGATGGGGAATTTAGAGTATTGAAAGAAGAGGTAAGAGAAGAAAACCTGGAAATCATGGGAATGGGAGGGTTGGGCAAGAAGATTTAAAAGGATTCTATGAAGAGAAACAACAGACATTCCTATCTTCTTGCCAACCATCCCAATCCCAAAACTCCCAGTGATCCATCTCCCTTGCCATCTCCCTTGTTTCTCTGCTCTGTTCATCTTCAGAACTCAAAAGAACATTATATATTAGGTGGATTCGAGTTACACGCCGCGTGTAGCGGCAGCTAGGGTTTCCTCCCAAAAGAGATACCGTACAAGGCTTTTAGGGTTTCATGGAGAGTTCAAGTGAAATTACATAAATACCCCTTGATTTACAAGATAAATTAGAACGGCAAAAGAACGTTCCATAGTCATGCGGTGGCCTTTATACCAACATGGGGCCATACATGGGCATTAACAGAGGTAGGTTCTTCGGGGTTTTATACGGGTGGGGGCATCATTTCATCGTCCTCTATATCTAAATTCAGGATTGCACAACTAAGGAGCGTCGATTTGCCGAAATTCTCTTTCACTATAATATAGAAAGGGTTGTCACTAAAAACATCATAGAACCACATGCAAGACTTGAAACTTTGAAAACTTATATCTTAACGCAGGTGGTGGTTCCACAGTGGGTATTAATAGGGTGAgatgatttgatttttgattttttttttttctttgtttggtaGACAAGGTGAGTTGAAGAATGAGAATCATAATGAGGATATGACTATTTTTGAACTTTCATCCTATAAGGGAGAGTATTTATAATAGGAAGTTCATGGGTTTTCCTTCATCCACGGTGGAAAAATAACTTTCTCTAAACCTAGaattttaaccaaaaaattTCTTCGCCTAATTTCTTACCCACAGTTGTTATCTGTTTTTTCTTCTAGTTCGAAATTTGAACTCTGATTatacaaaatatttttcttaaattttattttattttattttttctacaaCTCTCAAGTTTTTgggagagcaagagaaagaataCAAAGTGGAATAAGAACACTTGAAAAACATATAACATTTAGCAACCTCAAGCAGTTTAAACCTACAATAAGGTGAAAAAAATTTGGAGGCTGCTCACATTTTTAGAATATTTGTGGTATTTTTTGCTCAATTGTTGTATCAAAACTGTAATGGGATTGACGAATAGAATTGCTTAGATTTCTTTTAGAATATATTATGGAAATTATTTGGTACCAcacctaaaattgaaaataacctGGAGCAAcacctaaaaatgaaaataatgtctaccACACCCCTAATTTATAACATCGTTAATTGAAAGTAAGAAATGTCCCTTTTACCCTTGaactctaaaaaataaaaacccattttcttccaaaccattaCATGCTTTCTCTCACTTGATGCTCAGCTATGACCTTAGCTGGGAGAGTATACCGTTAACAACAGAAGGTTGCAATTGCGTTGCGTAGATTTGGCCACTCCAACGAGGTGACTCCGGCATAGCATGGAGGGAGATAAAACAATTCTACAGTTTCTTACACTTGATGAAAAGGAAAACTCCAACCTGAATCAGCAATCTAAAACACAAGTCGGTGAAGCCCTCTGATGAAATTTCTCACTCAAACATTGAACAtatgaagaaggaaagaaagctagagagagagagagagagagagagagagagagagagaatggagcTCTCAAATACAACGCTTTTCAACTTGGGGTACAGAGTATACTCTTTATAGAAAGTGAAGAGTTTCAAGACGTTGGTTTGTCTTCTGAGATGATTTAATCACTTGGGGAACAGAGTATAGTCTTTCTGTTTAAGCATGCGTGATGCTCCATCCTTGTTCAGCATTGCAACATGCTAACCCATTGCATGTTGATTTATTATGTAATAAGTATGGCTTTCCTTATGTAATTATATGGTGAGATCATCTTATTCCCATATTAGAGGTGTCTACCATTAACAACAGAAGGTTGCAGCTGTGTTACGTAGATTTGGCGACTCTGGCATAGCAGCAGCTTGCATCAGCAGTGGTGGATAGCCCCCTAACAGCAAGCTTGTCtgaacaaaacccaaaagtttCCATGAAATCACATCACTGACACCTTTGAAACTACCCAAGTTCAATACCCCTTCTCATCTATATAGAAGTGAGGTAAGAGGAGGAAGAGTAGCTAGTGTTGTAACTCAGcaatcactgagaggggggtgaattagtgagtctaatttcgatccccaaaaacctgtccaATGTCTGGTCAAGAAAAAACCTAATATActtgtccctgtttgcacacagttgcatgcacactcaacctctcataggcacttccaagtgtgcacacctattccacattccacgcacttcaatataaaatgcaaacagcaagcacccacaacacagggtttttacgaggtttgacaaattgcctacatccccggagtagtgcctataaaggctttgtacctactcaatacactacttttaactGCACCCATAGTCGAGAGCActcacacccaattttctcaagccgaagctgagatgacactcgtagtgccggtacaatgtgtGGCACCCACTTccagtgcttagcacccactaagcattcaataaagaatacagtaaatttgggcttatatcaatgccctacaatcaAGCTCTACTTAGCATATATATCCACAAttagctagcatgcttatagttcatccacaactaacctagcatgtatacattcatccacaactaaccctaacatacatacatgcatataatgtaaaatcacaagttagagaatctcacaaccgattgcctgggatgactgaaaacttgtactgacaagtttggtgctcacaccttctctctccttggcttcttgctcttcaaagcaaacacatccttgctttcttctcttcctccttggctttgagttagtATATCATTAATatacttcaaccacctcttttacctcctttaatggtctaagaacatttatcatcaagtattcatgttcattcaaggaccaacaaagagggggaagcttctcttgtcaaaatcgtggccttccttcactcaaactccaacttcaaatggtcatatctccctcattttaactcggatttgggtgaaccaagttgtagcttcttcgttttttcaagccctacaccatggaagcaatgagatagcctaaaatagaatcttcgtaggagtggcgtaggctacatcGGTGGCACATGCAACAGGGGCGCAAATCTGActgtagatctcatcaaggagaatctcttaatctagaccgttcgattaaaataacggatagaaaatctcaaccacaagattcGAATAAGATAGTCAACCGATGATGTCATGATGACATCAGTGGTCAGCTGACACTTTTTGTTATCGATCTTTGATTGGTTGTTTTTCCAGATTTTAAgagagcttgtctcccactcacaaaagtgaaaggcttattGACCATTGGAttcgaatcctccatgatgactttaatcagatctcatgagatcattaagatcggaatcttttttatatcttctatGCATACacaaaacaccacaacataccttgataaggtgtagcgccagtgcatcaaggattatgcatctaaccaatcaaatcctgtGCGCAatcatctatctcgtccatgtcagcgtaaaatctcagcagcctttggatgggtatcaagcctacgtggtcaaatctggaccatccatttcacttccctttactcatctttattacaatcaagcccctgcctccatatgtttcagtgcttaaagaccccttgtaactcagacctttaaaatcttgaaattgcatacaagcccttcaaatttcaaaaataaattctaaaaaatccacccaacaccgagagcaactgatggattttcggtttggatttttgaactGGCTTTACGGAAGTACTTATAgatttttcatacgatatctgatcgatatgaaacgaagtgcaTTGAAACCGTAACTagacgctctacgactttccagaagactcaatcatctgactcattcATGTAAAGAGATCAAAATGCCCTTAGACTTTTCTAATGacatatctttctcatacgaaatCAGATCGTGCTGAAATCAGAAcagttggaaagattggatttttgtagTTTGTTACATgaagaacacttcctttaaaaaattcatctttaatGCCGAAACTACCTTCGACTACcgcaaatgtcgtaacttcttcatacggtatcggaatgcgacaaaattagatgcactggactagataaattacaatctatattttttatgaagaaatgatattcaaaaaatatcattttcactgtcaAAAATGCCTCCGAtcataaataggtcaattttgccagttttgacccagaaacccacaccacatactaaggatgtatcaaaccattccatgcataccaaggagttctgttatctcatcggtgacactagacactgtcatgtcatcattttcatccacatcacccaaactggccacatcatcatcaccacgtggccgagttgacGACAAGGACAACCAGGACAATCATAAAACAACAGCTAGTTGAGGAGGAGAAGAGGGAAGGAAATTAAAAAAGGGGCAAAAAAGATTTCAGAGTTATTTGTTTCCTCGGGTATGATGGAGCCTTTCCCTACACAACCTAATTTATCTCTTCAAATTAGTCCTTCCAACACCAAATCCACCACAGCTTGGAGGAAAACAGatgaagagatggattttggtTTCTGGAGGAGAGCTTTAGATTCCAGTAACACTATTGGTTCGACAACGATGATGGCGGTGAATCCCAATACCTCTTTCGAGCTTTCCTTGGCGAATCCAAgggcttcttcttcctcttcatatTCTAACTCCAaccatcttcatcatcttcttcggCATGGCCATGGCCATGGTAGCAATCTTATTCATCAACCACTACTACAAAACAAAAGGCAACAACATCAAGTTCTtcatcaccaacaacatcaaGAACTTCACCAAGAGCTTGGATTCTTAAGACCCATAAGAGGGATTCCTATGTACCATAACCTTCCTTCACTTTTGTCTAGCAACAACAACCGCTAGATTCTTCTGCatctactatttttttttttggtagatctGCATCTACTATAACTACtacttcttcttcaacttctttccaacctcaaaccctcatGAGATCAAGATTCTTATCATTGAGGTTTCCTGCCAAAAGAAGCATGAGAGCTCCTCGAATGCGATGGACCACCACCCTCCATGCTCATTTTGTTCATGGTGTTGAGCTCCTCCTTTGTTTAGTCTTTGCAGGTGAACAGAGCAGAGCAGTGCAGCGGCAACCCAAGGTTAGGGATATTAGAGTAGGGTTGTCGATTTTGAGAAAGTATTTCCCAAACTTTGCTTTACTAATTGGGGACGAAGGTTATTATAGTAACTTAATATACCCATAAGGGTAGATTGGCCATTTAGTGAAAAAATgaatgatgatgtcatcacttaacgcGTTAAACCTAATAGAATCAGAGTTGTTAAATTcgccgaattattcgcgaataattcgcgCGAAcagaatttttctgaattaaacgaaaaattctgaccgaatccgaattataaataaaattctttaaaaatcgCGCCTTTTTCTAATTAGATTTAAAATCGCGAT
This portion of the Macadamia integrifolia cultivar HAES 741 unplaced genomic scaffold, SCU_Mint_v3 scaffold1205, whole genome shotgun sequence genome encodes:
- the LOC122063129 gene encoding LOW QUALITY PROTEIN: probable transcription factor KAN2 (The sequence of the model RefSeq protein was modified relative to this genomic sequence to represent the inferred CDS: inserted 1 base in 1 codon; substituted 1 base at 1 genomic stop codon); its protein translation is MEPFPTQPNLSLQISPSNTKSTTAWRKTDEEMDFGFWRRALDSSNTIGSTTMMAVNPNTSFELSLANPRASSSSSYSNSNHLHHLLRHGHGHGSNLIHQPLLQNKRQQHQVLHHQQHQELHQELGFLRPIRGIPMYHNLPSXFVXQQQPLDSSASTIFFFGRSASTITTTSSSTSFQPQTLMRSRFLSLRFPAKRSMRAPRMRWTTTLHAHFVHGVELLLCLVFAGEQSRAVQRQPKVRDIRVGLSILRKYFPNFALLIGDEGSAAVIGAKDDGDRRTCSAAPQTARE